In one Rutidosis leptorrhynchoides isolate AG116_Rl617_1_P2 chromosome 8, CSIRO_AGI_Rlap_v1, whole genome shotgun sequence genomic region, the following are encoded:
- the LOC139862878 gene encoding F-box/kelch-repeat protein SKIP4, translated as MESIESDSECSIRTVITQSSLINGLPDDIALTCLARIPRRYHSLLKCVSRKWRDLVCSTEWHSYRQKHNLAETWIYALCKDKMEQLCCYVLDPNLPKKGWKRIPDLSPRCLKRKGVGFEVLGKKIYFMGGCGWIEDATDEVYCYDVSRNAWSEASPLSTARCYFACEVMDGKMYAIGGLGSKSSDPHSWDTFDSNTNSWTSHIDPNVVPEIEDSLVLGGKIFIRCGSSAVSSHIYAVVYDPFNGTWQHADADMVSGWRGPAIVVDETLYVLDQSSGTRVMMWRKDSREWEAFGRLSSILTRPPCRVVAIGKKIFVVGKGLSTVVFDVDKAANMDGVLVSTSVPKLPSDDDVISCKSVSL; from the exons ATGGAATCGATCGAAAGTGATTCAGAGTGTTCAATTCGAACTGTCATTACACAATCATCATTGATCAATGGTCTCCCGGATGACATTGCTCTAACTTGTTTAGCAAGGATTCCTCGTCGATATCATTCACTCCTCAAATGCGTTTCAAGGAAATGGCGAGATTTGGTTTGCAGCACAGAGTGGCATTCCTATCGCCAAAAGCATAATTTAGCCGAAACGTGGATTTATGCTTTGTGTAAAGATAAAATGGAACAACTTTGTTGTTATGTTTTAGACCCAAATTTACCTAAAAAAGGTTGGAAGCGTATCCCTGACCTGTCTCCTCGTTGTTTGAAACGAAAAGGTGTAGGTTTCGAAGTGTTGGGGAAAAAGATTTACTTTATGGGTGGATGTGGTTGGATTGAAGATGCTACTGATGAAGTTTATTGTTATGACGTTAGTAGGAACGCGTGGAGTGAAGCTTCTCCATTGTCAACTGCAAG ATGCTATTTTGCTTGTGAAGTAATGGATGGTAAAATGTATGCAATTGGCGGGCTAGGATCCAAATCAAGCGACCCGCATTCGTGGGACACGTTCGATTCCAACACCAATTCATGGACATCGCATATCGATCCAAACGTTGTTCCCGAAATCGAAGATTCTCTAGTACTAGGCGGGAAAATTTTCATCAGATGTGGATCTTCTGCTGTATCTTCTCATATTTATGCAGTTGTATATGATCCATTCAACGGGACATGGCAGCATGCAGATGCTGACATGGTGTCCGGCTGGCGGGGCCCAGCCATTGTAGTAGATGAGACACTTTACGTGTTGGATCAGAGTTCAGGAACCAGAGTGATGATGTGGCGGAAAGATAGTAGAGAATGGGAAGCGTTTGGGAGGCTATCGTCTATACTTACAAGACCACCATGTCGGGTTGTTGCAATTGGTAAGAAGATATTTGTAGTTGGAAAGGGGCTTAGTACGGTCGTTTTTGATGTTGATAAGGCTGCAAATATGGATGGAGTTTTGGTTAGTACTTCTGTACCGAAGTTACCTTCGGATGATGATGTAATAAGCTGCAAGTCTGTTTCATTGTGA